One window of the Amycolatopsis mediterranei genome contains the following:
- a CDS encoding NADP-dependent oxidoreductase, with protein sequence MTTATEIRLASRPEGVPTQDNFEIVDTEVPSVGDGQILVRNLIMSVDPAMRGRMKDVKSYAPPFQVGEVMSGGAVGEVVESRVDDVKPGDHVLHQAGWRTHAVLDAGRYVKVDGAAAPLSTYLGVLGMPGLTAYAGLLESAEFKPGDTVFVSGAAGAVGSLVGQLAKLKGAKRVIGSAGSAEKVRHLIDDLGFDAAFNYKDGPVAEQLHKAAPEGIDVYFDNVGGEHLEAAIDAITVHGRIAVCGMISTYNATEPTPAPRNLAQVIAKRLTIRGLLVIDHWHLQQQFVTEVAPLVNSGEIKYSETFVDGIRNAPEAFLGLLSGANTGKMLVRIAD encoded by the coding sequence GTGACCACAGCGACCGAAATCCGGCTGGCTTCGCGTCCGGAAGGTGTTCCGACGCAGGACAACTTCGAGATCGTCGACACCGAGGTGCCGTCGGTGGGCGACGGCCAGATCCTGGTCCGCAACCTGATCATGAGCGTCGACCCGGCGATGCGCGGCCGCATGAAGGACGTCAAGTCCTACGCGCCGCCGTTCCAGGTCGGCGAGGTCATGTCGGGCGGCGCGGTCGGCGAGGTCGTCGAGTCCCGTGTGGACGACGTCAAGCCGGGTGACCACGTGCTGCACCAGGCCGGCTGGCGCACCCACGCCGTGCTCGACGCGGGCCGGTACGTCAAGGTCGACGGCGCCGCGGCGCCGCTGTCGACGTACCTCGGCGTGCTCGGCATGCCGGGCCTGACCGCGTACGCGGGCCTGCTGGAGTCGGCCGAGTTCAAGCCGGGCGACACGGTGTTCGTCTCGGGTGCGGCCGGCGCGGTCGGCTCGCTGGTCGGGCAGCTCGCGAAGCTGAAGGGCGCCAAGCGCGTCATCGGCTCGGCGGGTTCGGCGGAGAAGGTCCGGCACCTGATCGACGACCTCGGCTTCGACGCCGCCTTCAACTACAAGGACGGCCCGGTCGCCGAGCAGCTGCACAAGGCGGCGCCGGAGGGGATCGACGTCTACTTCGACAACGTCGGCGGCGAGCACCTCGAAGCCGCGATCGACGCGATCACCGTGCACGGCCGGATCGCCGTCTGCGGGATGATCTCCACGTACAACGCGACCGAGCCGACGCCGGCGCCGCGCAACCTCGCGCAGGTCATCGCCAAGCGGCTCACCATCCGCGGCCTGCTGGTGATCGACCACTGGCACCTGCAGCAGCAGTTCGTCACCGAGGTCGCACCGTTGGTCAACTCCGGCGAGATCAAGTACTCGGAGACCTTCGTCGACGGCATCCGCAACGCGCCGGAGGCGTTCCTCGGCCTGCTGTCGGGCGCCAACACCGGCAAGATGCTGGTCCGGATCGCGGACTAG
- a CDS encoding MarR family transcriptional regulator, whose protein sequence is MSAGARRRSTAAVKDALRELRNQLSLLNHQVSAQLALKDVDLDCLELIARHGPLSPSALARRAGLHPATMTGILDRLQKGGWIVRERDPEAADRRSVAVRAVRGRNAELFRLYAGMNTAMDELCAGYTEDELALIAGFLRRTTSAGHDATGALSGG, encoded by the coding sequence ATGAGTGCGGGAGCGCGCCGCCGGTCCACGGCGGCGGTGAAGGACGCGCTGCGGGAGCTGCGCAACCAGCTTTCGCTGCTGAACCACCAGGTCAGCGCCCAGCTGGCGCTCAAGGACGTCGACCTCGACTGCCTGGAGCTGATCGCCCGGCACGGCCCGCTCAGCCCGAGCGCGCTGGCCCGCCGGGCCGGCCTGCACCCGGCGACGATGACCGGCATCCTCGACCGGCTGCAGAAGGGCGGCTGGATCGTCCGCGAACGCGACCCCGAGGCAGCCGACCGGCGCTCGGTCGCCGTCCGCGCGGTCCGCGGCCGCAACGCCGAGCTGTTCCGGCTCTACGCGGGGATGAACACCGCGATGGACGAGCTCTGCGCGGGCTACACCGAGGACGAGCTGGCGCTGATCGCCGGGTTCCTGCGCCGCACGACGTCGGCGGGCCACGACGCGACCGGGGCCCTGTCCGGCGGCTGA
- a CDS encoding DUF2505 domain-containing protein, translating into MGSRIEHRAEFAADVASTYAAVAGEEALRARLEELGGHSAALLSYEVSGSDLRYELRQGISADKLPQAVRTLHKGDLLVTRTQTWRVSNDGTGRQGNATVEVGGVPGDISARTALLANGDKTVLRISGEVTVRIPLFGGKLESVIAEQVTKLLEREAEFTAKWLTEAN; encoded by the coding sequence ATGGGATCCCGGATCGAGCACCGTGCCGAGTTCGCCGCCGACGTCGCGTCCACGTACGCGGCCGTCGCCGGCGAAGAGGCGCTGCGGGCGCGCCTGGAGGAGCTCGGTGGCCACAGCGCGGCGCTCCTGTCCTACGAGGTCTCCGGTTCGGACCTGCGGTACGAGCTGCGGCAGGGGATCAGCGCGGACAAGCTGCCGCAGGCGGTGCGGACGCTGCACAAGGGCGACCTGCTGGTGACCCGCACGCAGACGTGGCGGGTGAGCAACGACGGCACCGGGCGGCAGGGCAACGCAACCGTCGAGGTCGGCGGCGTTCCGGGTGATATCAGCGCCCGGACGGCGTTGCTGGCCAACGGTGACAAGACGGTCCTGCGGATCAGCGGCGAGGTGACGGTCCGGATCCCGCTGTTCGGCGGGAAGCTGGAGAGCGTGATCGCCGAGCAGGTCACGAAACTGCTGGAGCGCGAAGCCGAATTCACGGCGAAGTGGCTCACCGAAGCAAACTGA
- a CDS encoding HAD family hydrolase — MLCVLDVNETLLDLAALDATIGGPELRREWFGLAIHTVLTVTATGGYRDFAGIAGDAAIEVAARHGREIDLQAIGDGLRSLPAHPDVEPGLVKLREQGHTVVALTNSPLATAEAQLLNAGLAPLLDRIFSAEQVGRLKPAPEPYRQVTAAYPGERAVMIAAHGWDIAGAQAAGLETALLTRPGVHPLPGSPAPTYTASTLPELAELL; from the coding sequence ATGCTGTGCGTCCTCGACGTCAACGAGACCTTGCTGGACCTCGCCGCGCTGGACGCCACCATCGGCGGCCCCGAGCTGCGGCGCGAGTGGTTCGGCCTGGCGATCCACACGGTTCTGACCGTGACGGCGACCGGCGGCTACCGGGACTTCGCGGGCATCGCCGGCGACGCGGCGATCGAGGTCGCCGCCCGGCACGGCCGGGAGATCGACCTCCAGGCGATCGGCGACGGATTGCGCAGCCTCCCCGCCCACCCGGACGTCGAACCCGGCCTGGTGAAACTGCGCGAACAGGGCCACACCGTCGTCGCCCTCACGAATTCGCCGCTCGCCACCGCCGAGGCGCAGCTGCTGAACGCCGGGCTGGCCCCGCTGCTCGACCGGATCTTCTCGGCCGAGCAGGTCGGCAGGCTCAAGCCCGCGCCGGAGCCCTACCGGCAGGTCACGGCCGCTTACCCCGGGGAGCGGGCGGTCATGATCGCCGCGCACGGCTGGGACATCGCGGGCGCCCAGGCGGCGGGGCTCGAGACGGCGTTGCTCACCCGTCCCGGTGTCCACCCGCTGCCCGGCTCGCCCGCGCCCACCTACACCGCGTCGACCCTGCCGGAGCTGGCCGAGCTCCTCTAG
- a CDS encoding SRPBCC family protein — protein MGKVTATAERTIDAPADKVRALVADYAETRPKLLTEHYRDYQVTEGGVGAGTKAAWKLQATSKRVRDVKATVTEPRPGTLVETDANSSMVTTWTVAEAGDRSVVKIETTWDGAGGIGGFFEKTFAPGGLKKIYDGVLEKLAEIV, from the coding sequence ATGGGAAAGGTCACGGCCACCGCGGAGCGCACCATCGACGCCCCGGCCGACAAGGTCCGCGCGCTCGTCGCCGACTACGCCGAGACGCGGCCGAAGCTGCTCACCGAGCACTACCGCGACTACCAGGTCACCGAAGGCGGGGTCGGCGCGGGCACCAAGGCGGCCTGGAAGCTGCAGGCGACGTCCAAGCGCGTGCGCGACGTCAAGGCGACGGTCACCGAGCCGCGGCCGGGGACGCTGGTCGAGACCGACGCGAACTCCAGCATGGTCACCACGTGGACGGTCGCCGAAGCGGGTGACCGCAGTGTGGTGAAGATCGAGACCACGTGGGACGGTGCGGGCGGGATCGGCGGCTTCTTCGAGAAGACGTTCGCGCCCGGCGGGCTCAAGAAGATCTACGACGGCGTGCTCGAGAAGCTCGCGGAGATCGTGTAG
- a CDS encoding TetR/AcrR family transcriptional regulator produces the protein MGGKYHHGDLRGELVRVSLDLIAEQGLAGFSVAEVARRAKVSPGAPYRHFADRETLLAEVACHIACQLADRVAAAAEKHDDPADALAAAAGAYTRYLIERRAGMNVIYADGLHSPEHVGLHEQTRRLTDEFLMRCLAVAPDPATALELMEQLFTQAHGYGTFQLDGVFVKHGYSVDLVEQKSIEAARIVIAGRTAGGRH, from the coding sequence ATGGGCGGCAAGTACCACCACGGCGACCTCCGCGGGGAGCTCGTGCGCGTCTCGCTCGACCTGATCGCGGAGCAGGGACTGGCGGGCTTCTCGGTCGCCGAGGTCGCGCGAAGGGCGAAGGTGAGCCCCGGCGCGCCGTATCGGCACTTCGCCGACCGCGAGACGCTCTTGGCCGAGGTCGCCTGCCACATCGCCTGCCAGCTGGCCGACCGCGTCGCCGCGGCGGCCGAGAAGCACGACGACCCGGCGGACGCCCTGGCCGCGGCCGCGGGCGCCTACACGCGGTACCTGATCGAGCGGCGCGCGGGGATGAACGTCATCTACGCGGACGGCTTGCACAGTCCGGAGCACGTCGGCCTGCACGAGCAGACCCGCCGGCTGACCGACGAGTTCCTGATGCGCTGCCTGGCCGTCGCCCCGGACCCGGCAACGGCCCTCGAGCTGATGGAGCAGCTGTTCACCCAGGCCCACGGCTACGGCACGTTCCAGCTCGACGGCGTCTTCGTGAAGCACGGCTATTCGGTGGACCTGGTGGAGCAGAAGTCCATCGAGGCGGCGCGGATCGTGATCGCGGGCCGGACGGCCGGCGGTCGTCACTAG
- a CDS encoding L,D-transpeptidase produces MIERRTVFKAALAAGAALVAAACSSETGGTAKPTGANSDGEGGGAQPVAKITAEPAADTKDVPVLKPAVLKVADGKLTECKLSADGGKEVKGDLSPDGLTWTSSEPLGYGKTYTYAAKATGSDGKPVEFKGSFATIAPAKQVRATLNPADNQTVGVAMPISVKFQSPVKNRAAVEKALSVKTDKGEVEGAWGWLSDSQVDYRPKEYWPQNITVNVEAKLYGVDLGGGAYGKADVTTKFKIGRNQVVKVNTPDHQMRVYRGGSQVKSYPCANGLDAEVDRNTPNGTYIIMTREPTAVFDNARYGYTNVNKKWACRFSNHGEYIHENQDNAANIGKNNNSHGCVNLLEADAKDFFDSAMIGDPVEITGSKLSPPMASDVKDWNYSWAAWQGLGAK; encoded by the coding sequence GTGATCGAACGGCGTACGGTCTTCAAGGCTGCTCTGGCCGCTGGGGCCGCACTGGTCGCCGCGGCGTGTTCGAGCGAGACGGGCGGGACCGCCAAGCCGACCGGCGCCAACAGCGACGGTGAGGGCGGTGGCGCGCAGCCAGTGGCGAAGATCACGGCCGAGCCAGCCGCCGACACCAAGGACGTCCCGGTGCTCAAGCCCGCCGTGCTCAAGGTCGCCGACGGCAAGCTCACCGAGTGCAAGCTCAGCGCCGACGGCGGCAAGGAGGTCAAGGGCGACCTCTCGCCCGACGGCCTCACCTGGACCAGCTCCGAGCCGCTCGGCTACGGCAAGACCTACACCTACGCCGCCAAGGCCACCGGCTCCGACGGCAAGCCGGTCGAGTTCAAGGGCAGCTTCGCCACGATCGCCCCGGCCAAGCAGGTCCGCGCCACGCTCAACCCGGCCGACAACCAGACCGTCGGCGTGGCCATGCCGATCAGCGTCAAGTTCCAGTCGCCGGTGAAGAACCGCGCCGCGGTCGAGAAGGCCCTGTCCGTGAAGACGGACAAGGGGGAGGTCGAGGGCGCGTGGGGCTGGCTGTCCGACAGCCAGGTCGACTACCGGCCGAAGGAGTACTGGCCGCAGAACATCACCGTGAACGTCGAGGCGAAGCTCTACGGCGTCGACCTGGGCGGCGGCGCGTACGGCAAGGCCGACGTCACCACGAAGTTCAAGATCGGCCGCAACCAGGTGGTCAAGGTCAACACCCCGGACCACCAGATGCGCGTCTACCGCGGCGGGTCGCAGGTCAAGAGCTACCCGTGCGCGAACGGGCTGGACGCCGAGGTCGACCGCAACACCCCGAACGGCACCTACATCATCATGACCAGGGAGCCGACCGCGGTGTTCGACAACGCCCGCTACGGCTACACGAACGTCAACAAGAAGTGGGCCTGCCGGTTCTCCAACCACGGCGAGTACATCCACGAGAACCAGGACAACGCGGCCAACATCGGGAAGAACAACAACTCCCACGGCTGCGTCAACCTGCTCGAAGCCGACGCCAAGGACTTCTTCGACTCGGCGATGATCGGCGACCCGGTCGAGATCACCGGCTCGAAGCTCAGCCCGCCGATGGCCTCGGACGTCAAGGACTGGAACTACAGCTGGGCGGCCTGGCAAGGGCTGGGTGCGAAGTAG
- a CDS encoding DedA family protein codes for MELLGQVTELLRDALGSPWLWVLVFAVSGLDALLPFMPSETTVVTVAVLFGPDPAHLTLLAAVAAIGAWAGDCLGYVVGRAAGPQAIARLQRGPEGRHRYEWARDQVRHHGGLLIIAARYLPGGRVASALANGSLGYPLRRFVPLDLAGAAIWAAYSVLIGLAGGAAFADEPAKGLLLSFGLGLGLVFAIETGRRLRSAHARSDRRPRRRAQAGGAGGRTVGPGAELSEVDCP; via the coding sequence GTGGAACTCCTGGGCCAGGTCACCGAGCTGCTGCGCGATGCGCTCGGCTCGCCGTGGCTGTGGGTGCTCGTCTTCGCGGTGTCCGGGTTGGACGCGCTGCTGCCCTTCATGCCCAGCGAGACCACGGTCGTCACCGTCGCCGTCCTGTTCGGCCCCGATCCCGCGCACCTGACGCTGCTCGCCGCCGTCGCGGCCATCGGCGCGTGGGCGGGCGACTGCCTGGGGTACGTCGTCGGCCGGGCGGCCGGGCCGCAGGCCATCGCGCGGCTGCAGCGCGGCCCCGAGGGACGCCATCGCTACGAATGGGCCCGTGACCAGGTGCGCCACCACGGCGGCCTGCTGATCATCGCCGCCCGCTACCTGCCCGGCGGGCGCGTGGCCAGCGCGCTGGCCAACGGCAGCCTCGGCTACCCGCTGCGCCGGTTCGTGCCGCTCGACCTGGCCGGAGCGGCGATCTGGGCGGCGTACAGCGTCCTGATCGGCCTCGCGGGCGGAGCCGCTTTCGCCGACGAGCCGGCGAAGGGCCTGCTGTTGTCCTTCGGACTGGGCCTGGGCCTGGTCTTCGCCATCGAGACCGGCCGGCGGCTACGGTCGGCGCATGCTCGAAGCGATCGACGTCCACGCCGACGGGCTCAAGCGGGCGGCGCTGGCGGCCGGACCGTCGGCCCGGGTGCCGAACTGTCCGAAGTGGACTGTCCATGA
- a CDS encoding maleylpyruvate isomerase family mycothiol-dependent enzyme — protein sequence MLEAIDVHADGLKRAALAAGPSARVPNCPKWTVHDLVTHLAFVHGFAVGLAVNRPVKPAPPEDWEDVLGWWDGQRLALREALGRDPEAPAFSPYPGFSVTVGDWTRRMAHETAIHRLDAESALEDGPRTRFSPAFANDGIDEFLTYLCPRLGRKADVRVTTPERTWSLGEPGAEVSGAADDVYRALWGRPHRASVTGDLAPLAAP from the coding sequence ATGCTCGAAGCGATCGACGTCCACGCCGACGGGCTCAAGCGGGCGGCGCTGGCGGCCGGACCGTCGGCCCGGGTGCCGAACTGTCCGAAGTGGACTGTCCATGACCTGGTGACGCACCTCGCGTTCGTGCACGGGTTCGCTGTCGGCCTGGCGGTGAACCGGCCTGTGAAGCCGGCGCCACCGGAAGACTGGGAAGACGTGCTCGGGTGGTGGGACGGGCAGCGCCTGGCTCTGCGCGAAGCACTCGGCCGCGACCCGGAAGCCCCGGCTTTCTCGCCGTACCCGGGCTTTTCCGTGACGGTCGGCGACTGGACGCGGCGGATGGCGCACGAGACGGCGATCCACCGCCTCGACGCCGAATCGGCCCTCGAAGACGGCCCGCGGACCCGCTTCTCCCCCGCCTTCGCGAACGACGGGATCGACGAGTTCCTGACCTACCTCTGCCCGCGCCTGGGCCGGAAGGCCGATGTCCGCGTCACGACACCGGAGCGCACGTGGTCCCTCGGCGAGCCCGGCGCGGAAGTGTCCGGCGCCGCCGACGACGTCTACCGGGCGCTGTGGGGCCGTCCGCACCGGGCGTCCGTCACGGGGGACCTCGCACCGCTCGCGGCGCCCTGA
- the purU gene encoding formyltetrahydrofolate deformylase, translating into MTAPERRYVITFGCPDRTGIIARISGFLAEHGGWIVEAAYHTDPDTGWFFTRQVVRADSLPFDAAELRARFGEVAAELSAESSWQVSDTGERRRAVILVSKAGHCLYDLLGRVASGELDVDVAAVIGNHDSLADITRAHGIPFHHVPFPPGDKAGAFAQVRKLVGEHDPHAVVLARFMQILPADLCREWAGRAINIHHSFLPSFIGAKPYHQAHTRGVKLVGATCHYVTADLDAGPIIEQDVIRVDHGDSVEDMVRKGRDIEKVTLARGLRWHLENRVLVHGNRTVVF; encoded by the coding sequence GTGACCGCTCCCGAACGCCGCTACGTCATCACCTTCGGCTGCCCCGACCGCACCGGCATCATCGCCCGGATCTCCGGGTTCCTCGCCGAGCACGGCGGCTGGATCGTCGAGGCGGCCTACCACACCGACCCGGACACGGGCTGGTTCTTCACCCGCCAGGTGGTCCGGGCCGACTCGCTGCCCTTCGACGCCGCCGAGCTGCGCGCCCGCTTCGGCGAGGTCGCCGCGGAACTGTCCGCCGAGTCGAGCTGGCAGGTCAGCGACACCGGCGAGCGGCGGCGCGCGGTGATCCTCGTCTCCAAGGCCGGGCACTGCCTGTACGACCTGCTCGGCCGCGTCGCCTCCGGGGAACTCGACGTCGACGTCGCCGCGGTGATCGGCAACCACGACTCACTGGCCGACATCACCCGCGCGCACGGCATCCCGTTCCACCACGTGCCGTTCCCGCCGGGCGACAAGGCCGGGGCGTTCGCGCAGGTGCGCAAGCTGGTCGGCGAGCACGACCCGCACGCGGTGGTGCTGGCCCGGTTCATGCAGATCCTGCCCGCCGACCTCTGCCGCGAGTGGGCCGGGCGGGCGATCAACATCCACCACAGCTTCCTGCCGTCGTTCATCGGCGCGAAGCCGTACCACCAGGCCCACACGCGCGGTGTGAAGCTGGTCGGCGCGACCTGCCACTACGTGACGGCGGACCTCGACGCGGGCCCGATCATCGAGCAGGACGTCATCCGCGTCGACCACGGCGACTCGGTCGAGGACATGGTCCGCAAGGGCCGCGACATCGAAAAAGTGACGCTGGCGCGCGGCCTCCGGTGGCACCTGGAGAACCGCGTGCTGGTGCACGGCAACCGCACCGTGGTGTTCTGA
- a CDS encoding UDP-N-acetylmuramate dehydrogenase has product MNSARTPALPKLAAYTTLRLGGPARQFVSAVTSEDLIAAVREADAAGEPVLLLGGGSNLVVGDAGFDGTLVEVANTGWRRDGDRVEVQAGQNWDAFVAALVEAGLGGLECLSGIPGSVGATPIQNVGAYGCEVAESIVSVELYDRGTREVRTLKAGELGFAYRTSVLKGTDTGVVLSVRFEVREDGLSAPIRYAELARTLGVEIGARVPAAEAREAVLELRRGKGMVLDPDDHDTWSAGSFFTNPIVPSAEAEAVLERITAVVGAETPQYPADGGVKLSAAWLIERAGFGKGYPGPGNRVSLSTKHTLALTNRGDATTEDLLALAREVRDGVFERFGVRLHPEPLLINCVI; this is encoded by the coding sequence GTGAACTCCGCTCGAACTCCCGCTCTCCCGAAGCTCGCCGCGTACACCACGCTGCGTCTCGGCGGCCCGGCCCGTCAGTTCGTCAGCGCCGTGACCAGCGAAGATCTCATCGCGGCGGTCCGCGAGGCGGACGCGGCGGGCGAGCCGGTGCTGCTGCTCGGCGGCGGCTCCAACCTGGTGGTCGGCGACGCGGGGTTCGACGGCACGCTCGTCGAGGTGGCGAACACCGGCTGGCGCCGCGACGGCGATCGCGTAGAGGTCCAAGCCGGCCAGAACTGGGACGCGTTCGTCGCCGCGCTGGTCGAGGCCGGGCTGGGTGGGCTCGAATGCCTTTCCGGCATCCCCGGCAGCGTCGGCGCGACACCGATCCAGAACGTCGGCGCGTACGGCTGCGAGGTCGCCGAGTCGATCGTCTCGGTGGAGCTGTACGACCGCGGGACGCGCGAAGTGCGCACGCTCAAGGCCGGCGAACTCGGCTTCGCCTACCGCACCAGCGTCCTCAAGGGCACCGACACCGGGGTCGTCCTCTCGGTCCGCTTCGAGGTCCGCGAAGACGGCCTTTCCGCGCCCATCCGCTACGCCGAGCTGGCGCGCACCCTCGGCGTCGAGATCGGCGCCCGCGTCCCGGCCGCCGAAGCCCGCGAAGCCGTCCTCGAGCTGCGTCGCGGCAAAGGCATGGTGCTCGACCCGGACGACCACGACACGTGGAGCGCCGGCTCGTTCTTCACCAACCCGATCGTGCCGAGCGCCGAGGCCGAAGCGGTGCTCGAGCGGATCACGGCGGTCGTCGGCGCCGAAACGCCGCAGTACCCGGCCGACGGTGGCGTCAAGCTGTCCGCGGCCTGGCTGATCGAGCGCGCCGGCTTCGGCAAGGGGTACCCCGGTCCGGGGAACCGGGTTTCGCTGTCGACGAAGCACACCCTGGCGCTGACCAACCGCGGCGACGCGACGACGGAGGACCTGCTGGCCCTGGCCCGCGAGGTCCGCGACGGCGTTTTCGAGCGCTTCGGCGTCCGGCTGCACCCCGAACCGCTGCTGATCAACTGCGTGATTTGA
- a CDS encoding class I SAM-dependent methyltransferase, which yields MWQSGDAYEAYIGRWSRRIAATFVRQLGAPASRRWLDVGCGTGALTSAVLAAADPAEVVGADPSEGFLKTARASVTDPRATFTLADARSLPFPDARFDVVVSGLVLNFVPDPDRAAAEIARVTAPGGLAATYLWDLAEGMELIRRFWDAAGELDPEAVAELDEGRRFTLCRPEPLGRLWTDAGFTAVSVGEIRIPTVFADFDDYWQPFLGAQGPAPTYLATLPPAHRDRIRELLRSRLPMDPDGSIPLTARAWVVSGIA from the coding sequence ATGTGGCAGTCCGGCGACGCTTACGAGGCCTACATCGGACGGTGGAGCCGCCGGATCGCGGCGACGTTCGTGCGGCAGCTCGGCGCCCCGGCGAGCCGGCGCTGGCTCGACGTCGGCTGCGGCACCGGCGCGCTGACGTCGGCGGTGCTGGCGGCCGCCGACCCCGCGGAAGTCGTCGGCGCCGACCCGTCCGAGGGATTCCTGAAGACGGCCCGCGCGAGCGTGACCGATCCGCGGGCGACGTTCACCCTCGCCGACGCCCGCTCACTGCCGTTCCCGGACGCCCGGTTCGACGTGGTCGTGTCGGGCCTGGTCCTGAACTTCGTCCCCGACCCGGACCGCGCGGCGGCGGAAATCGCGCGGGTGACCGCACCGGGCGGCCTGGCCGCCACCTACCTGTGGGACCTCGCCGAGGGCATGGAGCTGATCCGCCGGTTCTGGGACGCGGCCGGCGAGCTCGACCCGGAGGCGGTCGCCGAGCTGGACGAGGGCCGCCGCTTCACACTGTGCCGCCCGGAGCCGCTGGGCCGGTTGTGGACGGACGCGGGCTTCACGGCGGTATCAGTCGGGGAGATCAGGATCCCGACGGTGTTCGCGGACTTCGACGACTACTGGCAGCCGTTCCTCGGCGCGCAGGGCCCGGCGCCGACCTACCTGGCCACGCTCCCGCCGGCGCACCGCGACCGGATCCGCGAGCTGCTGCGCAGCCGCCTGCCGATGGATCCGGACGGCTCGATCCCGCTGACGGCCCGGGCGTGGGTCGTCAGCGGGATCGCGTAG
- a CDS encoding NAD(P)-dependent alcohol dehydrogenase, which produces MSTTTHAIAVPAPGAPLAPTTIERRDLRPDDVLIDIAYAGICHSDLHQAKEDWGQAIFPMVPGHEIAGVVAAVGSDVTKYQVGDRVGVGCMVDSCGECEYCLAGTEQFCLKGNIQTYNGVGFDGENTYGGYSNQIVVKDAFVLRIPEGIELDVAAPLLCAGITTYSPLHHWGAGPGKKVAVIGLGGLGHMAVKIAAAMGAEVTVLSQSLKKREDGLKLGAKDYYATGDESTFDVLRGKFDLILNTVSAKLPVDAYLGLLRVGGAMVNVGAPGEPLSYHAFSLIGANRVLAGSMIGGIPETQQMLDFCAEHGIGAEIETISADKVNEAYERIENSDVRYRFVIDAKTIGA; this is translated from the coding sequence ATGAGCACCACCACGCACGCCATCGCCGTTCCGGCGCCGGGCGCGCCGCTGGCGCCGACCACGATCGAGCGCCGTGACCTGCGCCCCGACGACGTGCTGATCGACATCGCCTACGCCGGCATCTGCCACAGCGACCTCCACCAGGCGAAGGAGGACTGGGGCCAGGCGATCTTCCCGATGGTCCCGGGCCACGAGATCGCCGGCGTGGTCGCCGCGGTCGGCTCCGACGTCACGAAGTACCAGGTCGGCGACCGCGTCGGCGTCGGCTGCATGGTCGACTCCTGCGGCGAGTGCGAATACTGCCTGGCCGGCACCGAGCAGTTCTGCCTCAAGGGCAACATCCAGACCTACAACGGTGTCGGCTTCGACGGCGAGAACACCTACGGCGGCTACAGCAACCAGATCGTCGTGAAGGACGCCTTCGTCCTCCGCATCCCGGAGGGCATCGAACTCGACGTCGCCGCACCGCTGCTCTGCGCGGGCATCACCACCTACTCGCCGCTGCACCACTGGGGCGCCGGCCCCGGCAAGAAGGTCGCCGTGATCGGCCTCGGCGGGCTCGGCCACATGGCCGTCAAGATCGCCGCCGCGATGGGCGCCGAGGTGACCGTGCTCAGCCAGAGCCTCAAGAAGCGGGAGGACGGCCTCAAGCTCGGCGCGAAGGACTACTACGCGACCGGCGACGAGTCCACGTTCGACGTCCTGCGCGGCAAGTTCGACCTCATCCTCAACACCGTGTCGGCCAAGCTGCCGGTGGACGCCTACCTCGGCCTGCTGCGGGTCGGTGGCGCGATGGTGAACGTCGGCGCGCCCGGCGAGCCGCTGTCCTACCACGCCTTCTCGCTGATCGGCGCCAACCGGGTGCTGGCCGGCTCGATGATCGGCGGCATCCCCGAGACCCAGCAGATGCTGGACTTCTGCGCGGAGCACGGCATCGGCGCGGAGATCGAGACGATCTCGGCCGACAAGGTCAACGAGGCCTACGAGCGCATCGAGAACTCCGACGTGCGCTACCGGTTCGTCATCGACGCCAAGACGATCGGCGCGTGA